AGCTGGTTGTGATTGATAAAAATACAACCTTACGCCAATTGAAAAATGAATTGAGATGGAGCGAAGCATATTATAAGTGACACAGTAAAATACAATTTGTGTCGGAAGTATATTGACCGAAATTTATAAGACAATAGTCAGTTTATCCAGAATTTAGCTTAATAAAATGTTATATAAATATTTGAAGGAACAGGTTTACGAAGCCAACATGGAAATTCCAAAGGAAGAGCTGGCTATTGTCACTTTTGGAAATGTAAGTGGAGTGGACCGTTCTGCGGGTGTCATTGCTATCAAACCAAGCGGTGTGCCTTATCGAAGGTTAAAGGTTGAAGATATTGTAATCGTTGACCTCGATAATGTTTTGGTTGAAGGAAATATGAGGCCTTCTTCGGATACGAAAACGCATACTTTGCTCTATAAAAATTTCCCCTCAATCGGCGGAGTGTGCCATACGCATTCAACATATGCGGTGGCCTGGTCGCAGGCAGGAATGTCTATCCCAAATCTTGGCACAACGCATGCAGATCATCTGGTTGCACCGGTACCTGTCACCGAGGTAATGACGGACGAAATGATTCAGGGAGATTATGAGCACGAAACCGGTAATCAGATTCTTGATTTGTTCAATCGGTTGCGTCTTAGTCCGGAAGAAGTTGAAATGGTGCTGGTTGCCTGTCATGGACCTTTTACATGGGGAAAAGATCCCGCCAAAGCAGTATACAATGCCGTTGTATTGGAAGAAATTGCCAAAATGGCCTACTTAACAATGCAAATTAATCCTGACGTAGTATCCATAAAACAAAGCCTTATTGATAAACACTTTTTCCGAAAACACGGGAAAAATGCTTATTATGGACAAGACAATTGCTAATGGTTTGAAAGGCAAAAAACTTCAATTGACAACCAGATCAAGAAGGCTCTTATATAAATTTGCA
The nucleotide sequence above comes from Dyadobacter subterraneus. Encoded proteins:
- a CDS encoding L-ribulose-5-phosphate 4-epimerase — encoded protein: MLYKYLKEQVYEANMEIPKEELAIVTFGNVSGVDRSAGVIAIKPSGVPYRRLKVEDIVIVDLDNVLVEGNMRPSSDTKTHTLLYKNFPSIGGVCHTHSTYAVAWSQAGMSIPNLGTTHADHLVAPVPVTEVMTDEMIQGDYEHETGNQILDLFNRLRLSPEEVEMVLVACHGPFTWGKDPAKAVYNAVVLEEIAKMAYLTMQINPDVVSIKQSLIDKHFFRKHGKNAYYGQDNC